In Vitis vinifera cultivar Pinot Noir 40024 chromosome 17, ASM3070453v1, one genomic interval encodes:
- the LOC100254273 gene encoding uncharacterized protein LOC100254273 isoform X2, protein MEHTVWGHLPLLVNSNSKESVEYILQALWRTRKTGLDATDRHFISEMLQLPNHSDLDPLLVCLRMLMRKCVYENISKDEIQKLFPDEVLPELQRLLTLLLQKFQREWREDVLNDQVIMPRLKAMTWNMANQETEMLDPVAVINLKLQNDAQSHSGELEVKFQLDKDTLETMLKSMYSIRDQLSDVGETSNGHLPEETNTV, encoded by the exons ATGGAGCACACAGTTTGGGGCCACTTGCCTCTGCTGGTGAATTCCAACTCCAAAGAATCGGTGGAGTACATCCTTCAGGCCCTTTGGAGAACTCGCAAGACCGGCCTCGACGCCACTGACCGCCATTTTATTTCGGAAATGCTTCAGCTCCCGAACCACTCCGACCTCGACCCT CTTTTGGTATGTTTACGCATGTTGATGCGGAAGTGTGtttatgaaaatatcagtaagGATGAAATTCAAAAGCTGTTCCCTGATGAGGTCCTGCCTGAATTACAAAGATTATTGACACTTTTGCTGCAAAAGTTTCAAAGGGAATGGCGGGAAGATGTACTCAACGATCAG GTTATTATGCCCCGTTTAAAGGCAATGACGTGGAATATGGCCAATCAGGAGACAGAAATGTTAGACCCTGTGGCCGTTATTAATTTGAAG CTTCAAAATGATGCACAATCTCATTCAGGAGAATTGGAAGTGAAGTTCCAATTGGATAAAGATACACTTGAAACGATGTTGAAGTCCATGTACTCTATAAGAGACCAATTGTCTGATGTC
- the LOC100257575 gene encoding pentatricopeptide repeat-containing protein At5g50390, chloroplastic, which translates to MDIPLSRNQNMSMDQIQSNCGLPHLFSVDEILREKSFSQRLLPFNRRKRRTPFSQIRCSSLEQGLQPRPKPKPSTIELNVGKEAQVNETQLRKPSSELCGQIEKLVFFKRYHEALELFEILELNGAYDMDSETYDALVSACIGLKSIRGVKKVFNYMINSGLDPDEYLRNRVLLMHVKCGMMIDARRLFDEMPEKNILSWNTIIGGLVDAGDYFEAFRLFLMMWQDFSDAGSRMFVTMIRASAGLGLIFAGRQLHSCSLKTGVGGDVFVACALIDMYSKCGSIEDAQCVFDQMPEKTTVGWNSIIAGYALHGYSEEALSMYYEMRDSGVKIDNFTFSIIIRICARLASLEHAKQAHAGLVRHGFGLDIVANTALVDLYSKWGRIEDAKHVFDMMPHKNVISWNALIAGYGNHGRGVEAVEMFERMLHEGMVPNHVTFLAVLSACSYSGLSDRGWEIFESMSRDHKIKPRAMHYACMIELLGREGLLDEAFALIKDAPFKPTVNMWAALLTACRVHKNFELGKFAAEKLYGMGPEKLSNYVVLLNIYNRSGRLEEAAAVIQTLKRRGLRMLPACSWIEIKKQPYGFISGDKCHAQSKEIYQKLDELMLEISKHGYVPQDKFLLPDVDEQEERVLLYHSEKLAIAFGLINTSDWTPLQIVQSHRICGDCHSAIKLIALVTRREIVVRDASRFHHFKDGSCSCGDYW; encoded by the coding sequence ATGGATATCCCGCTGTCTCGTAATCAGAACATGTCAATGGATCAGATCCAGAGTAACTGTGGCTTGCCGCATTTGTTCTCAGTTGACGAGATTCTGAGAGAAAAGTCCTTTTCTCAGCGTTTGCTTCCATTCAACAGAAGAAAACGGAGGACCCCATTTTCTCAGATCAGGTGTTCTTCCTTGGAACAAGGTCTGCAACCACGGCCCAAGCCGAAACCTTCGACTATTGAGCTGAATGTGGGAAAAGAAGCTCAAGTAAATGAAACACAACTCAGGAAACCCAGTTCAGAGCTATGTGGTCAGATCGAGAAATTAGTTTTCTTTAAGAGGTACCATGAGGCACttgaattatttgaaattttagagTTGAATGGTGCTTATGATATGGATAGCGAGACATATGATGCATTAGTGAGTGCGTGTATTGGGTTGAAATCAATTAGAGGGGTGAAAAAGGTGTTCAATTATATGATTAATAGTGGGCTTGATCCGGATGAGTATTTGAGGAACAGGGTTTTGTTAATGCATGTGAAATGTGGGATGATGATTGATGCACGTAGattgtttgatgaaatgccaGAAAAGAACATTTTGTCCTGGAATACGATAATTGGGGGACTTGTGGATGCTGGAGATTATTTCGAGGCATTCCGGTTGTTTCTAATGATGTGGCAGGATTTTTCTGATGCTGGGTCCCGGATGTTTGTGACAATGATTCGGGCATCTGCTGGACTGGGGCTCATTTTTGCTGGAAGACAATTACACTCTTGTTCTTTGAAGACAGGTGTAGGTGGAGATGTTTTTGTGGCTTGTGCACTGATTGACATGTACAGTAAGTGTGGGAGCATTGAAGATGCTCAGTGTGTTTTCGATCAGATGCCAGAGAAGACCACAGTAGGATGGAATTCCATTATTGCGGGTTATGCACTTCATGGTTATAGCGAGGAAGCATTGAGTATGTATTATGAAATGCGGGATTCTGGCGTCAAAATAGACAATTTCactttttcaattattataagaATATGTGCTAGGTTAGCTTCATTAGAACATGCTAAGCAAGCTCATGCAGGTCTAGTTCGTCATGGTTTTGGTTTAGATATTGTAGCTAACACAGCGCTTGTGGACTTGTATAGCAAATGGGGAAGGATTGAAGATGCGAAGCATGTTTTTGACATGATGCCTCACAAGAATGTCATATCTTGGAATGCCTTGATTGCGGGTTATGGTAATCATGGTCGAGGAGTTGAGGCTGTTGAGATGTTTGAACGGATGCTTCATGAAGGAATGGTGCCTAACCATGTCACTTTTCTTGCTGTTCTGTCTGCTTGTAGCTATTCAGGTTTATCAGATCGTGGTTGGGAGATTTTTGAATCGATGAGTAGGGATCACAAGATTAAGCCCCGAGCAATGCACTATGCTTGTATGATTGAATTATTGGGTCGAGAAGGGCTTTTGGATGAAGCCTTTGCATTGATAAAAGATGCTCCTTTTAAGCCTACAGTGAATATGTGGGCTGCCTTGCTGACAGCTTGTAGGGTGCACAAGAATTTTGAGCTCGGAAAATTTGCTGCTGAGAAACTTTATGGAATGGGGCCTGAAAAGCTGAGTAATTATGTTGTgcttttgaatatatataacaGGTCTGGCAGGTTGGAGGAAGCTGCTGCTGTCATTCAGACCCTGAAAAGAAGGGGTTTAAGAATGCTTCCTGCATGTAGTTGGATTGAGATTAAGAAGCAGCCATATGGTTTCATTTCTGGAGATAAATGTCATGCTCAATCAAAAGAGATCTACCAGAAATTAGACGAGTTGATGCTGGAGATCTCAAAACATGGTTATGTTCCCCAGGATAAATTCTTGCTTCCGGATGTCGATGAACAGGAAGAGCGTGTATTGTTGTACCACAGTGAGAAGTTGGCAATTGCTTTTGGGCTTATCAATACTTCAGATTGGACACCATTGCAAATTGTGCAGAGCCATCGGATTTGTGGTGACTGCCATAGTGCAATTAAGTTGATAGCCCTGGTCACTAGACGTGAAATTGTTGTGAGGGATGCTagcagattccaccatttcaaAGATGGGAGTTGTTCTTGTGGGGACTACTGGTGA
- the LOC100254273 gene encoding uncharacterized protein LOC100254273 isoform X1, with product MEHTVWGHLPLLVNSNSKESVEYILQALWRTRKTGLDATDRHFISEMLQLPNHSDLDPLLVCLRMLMRKCVYENISKDEIQKLFPDEVLPELQRLLTLLLQKFQREWREDVLNDQVIMPRLKAMTWNMANQETEMLDPVAVINLKVPNQLCIHPKQFTLIPFISEKVFRKFEEEEEIMYKVLGSMKERTCKTHMVNVVYLLNIDHIVQLQNDAQSHSGELEVKFQLDKDTLETMLKSMYSIRDQLSDVVSVTLEVCLSIA from the exons ATGGAGCACACAGTTTGGGGCCACTTGCCTCTGCTGGTGAATTCCAACTCCAAAGAATCGGTGGAGTACATCCTTCAGGCCCTTTGGAGAACTCGCAAGACCGGCCTCGACGCCACTGACCGCCATTTTATTTCGGAAATGCTTCAGCTCCCGAACCACTCCGACCTCGACCCT CTTTTGGTATGTTTACGCATGTTGATGCGGAAGTGTGtttatgaaaatatcagtaagGATGAAATTCAAAAGCTGTTCCCTGATGAGGTCCTGCCTGAATTACAAAGATTATTGACACTTTTGCTGCAAAAGTTTCAAAGGGAATGGCGGGAAGATGTACTCAACGATCAG GTTATTATGCCCCGTTTAAAGGCAATGACGTGGAATATGGCCAATCAGGAGACAGAAATGTTAGACCCTGTGGCCGTTATTAATTTGAAGGTACCTAACCAACTATGCATACATCCAAAGCAGTTCACATTAATCCCCTTTATCTCAGAGAAAGttttcagaaaatttgaagaagaagaagaaattatgtATAAAGTTTTGGGGAGTATGAAAGAAAGAACGTGCAAAACTCATATGGTTAATGTTGTGTACCTACTAAATATTGATCATATTGTGCAGCTTCAAAATGATGCACAATCTCATTCAGGAGAATTGGAAGTGAAGTTCCAATTGGATAAAGATACACTTGAAACGATGTTGAAGTCCATGTACTCTATAAGAGACCAATTGTCTGATGTCGTAAGTGTTACTCTTGAAGTATGTTTGTCCAT
- the LOC100249176 gene encoding uncharacterized protein LOC100249176 isoform X1: MAPHEVRRPFKRPAISDQQKRRELSLLRQAQNRRDAQHHARCLASTVVSLQAPNPEPISEPEIADEPSVESESQSIPRDIDVRQASKLKGYEARRWFARQLMLPEWMIDVPDRLSHDWYVLARPTGKRCFVVSSDGTTVSRLRNGSVLHHFPSALPNGARTRDISGSAQSYCILDCIFHELDQTYYVIDMVCWRGYSLYDCTAEFRFFWVNSKLAETGACDPPSPYHRYRFSVVPIYNCDQNGLYTAYTGAAPYVKDGLLFYNRHAHYQTGNTPLTLVWKDENCSQYVIDTDSKGQVPSQQQVVLELQDDGNLTTSDDPPVVFGSLDGDFIQKSGLCSGNLLRFAVSDGGLSFVDGKLERADLHYLGKVNRARAFADSYSKVGGILDSTLEGWFNCHVVPISDKSIAINMKCLKKWLQKFELTVSFLTFPEMVVGHNPSYEVDHDSSSARFLRRYYYLPDLLCLCTCDLIKRSKRKRGNCLENQQWQIFL, from the exons ATGGCGCCTCACGAAGTTCGTCGCCCGTTCAAACGTCCGGCTATCTCCGATCAACAGAAGCGCCGGGAGCTCTCGCTTCTCAGGCAAGCGCAGAACCGGCGAGACGCTCAACACCATGCTCGCTGCTTAGCATCCACCGTCGTCTCCCTCCAAGCCCCTAACCCTGAACCAATCTCCGAACCGGAAATCGCAGACGAACCTAGTGTCGAATCTGAGTCCCAATCTATACCTAGGGACATTGATGTGCGTCAGGCATCGAAGCTCAAAGGCTACGAAGCTCGTCGCTGGTTCGCAAGGCAGTTGATGCTACCGGAGTGGATGATCGATGTTCCAGACCGCTTGAGTCACGACTG GTATGTATTAGCACGGCCCACTGGAAAACGATGTTTTGTTGTTTCTTCTGATGGAACAACAGTTAGTAGGCTACGCAATGGCTCTGTCTTGCACCATTTCCCTTCTGCTCTGCCCAACGGGGCAAGGACAAGAGATATCTCTGGTTCTGCTCAATCATATTGTATTCTGGATTGCATATTTCATgag TTGGATCAAACTTATTACGTGATTGACATGGTGTGCTGGCGGGGATACTCTTTATATGACTGCACTGCTGAGTTCAGATTTTTTTGGGTGAACTCCAAGCTTGCTGAGACTGGGGCCTGTGACCCTCCTTCACCTTACCATAGATACAGATTTAGTGTGGTCCCCATTTACAACTGTGACCAGAATGGTCTGTACACTGCTTACACAGGGGCAGCACCTTATGTCAAGGATGGACTATTGTTTTATAACAG GCATGCGCATTATCAAACTGGAAACACACCACTGACATTGGTTTGGAAGGATGAGAACTGTAGTCAGTATGTTATCGATACAGATAGTAAAGGACAGGTTCCAAGTCAACAACAG GTGGTTTTGGAGCTACAAGATGATGGAAACCTGACAACATCAGATGATCCTCCTGTTGTATTTGGGTCCTTAGATGGGGACTTCATACAAAAG TCTGGGCTCTGTTCAGGAAACCTTCTACGATTTGCTGTTAGTGATGGTGGATTGAGTTTTGTGGATGGAAAGCTTGAAAGGGCTGATCTACACTACCTGGGCAAGGTGAATCGAGCACGTGCTTTCGCAGATAGTTATTCCAAGGTTGGTGGAATTTTAGATTCTACTTTGGAAGGTTGGTTCAATTGCCACGTGGTCCCAATTAGTGATAAATCCATAGCAATAAATATGAAATGCCTCAAAAAATGGTTGCAAAAATTCGAGTTGACAGTCAGTTTTCTAACCTTCCCTGAAATGGTGGTTGGTCATAATCCTTCCTATGAAGTAGATCATGATTCTAGCTCTGCTAGATTTCTGAGAAGGTATTATTATCTGCCTGATCTGCTTTGCCTGTGCACATGTGATCTGATAAAaagatcaaaaagaaaaagaggaaattGCCTTGAAAATCAGCAATGGCAAATATTCCTCTAA
- the LOC100249176 gene encoding uncharacterized protein LOC100249176 isoform X2 — translation MAPHEVRRPFKRPAISDQQKRRELSLLRQAQNRRDAQHHARCLASTVVSLQAPNPEPISEPEIADEPSVESESQSIPRDIDVRQASKLKGYEARRWFARQLMLPEWMIDVPDRLSHDWYVLARPTGKRCFVVSSDGTTVSRLRNGSVLHHFPSALPNGARTRDISGSAQSYCILDCIFHELDQTYYVIDMVCWRGYSLYDCTAEFRFFWVNSKLAETGACDPPSPYHRYRFSVVPIYNCDQNGLYTAYTGAAPYVKDGLLFYNRHAHYQTGNTPLTLVWKDENCSQYVIDTDSKGQVPSQQQVVLELQDDGNLTTSDDPPVVFGSLDGDFIQKSGLCSGNLLRFAVSDGGLSFVDGKLERADLHYLGKVNRARAFADSYSKVMFQHSVRHSPLSIDDLLASITSTNDQEKEACDVEMAG, via the exons ATGGCGCCTCACGAAGTTCGTCGCCCGTTCAAACGTCCGGCTATCTCCGATCAACAGAAGCGCCGGGAGCTCTCGCTTCTCAGGCAAGCGCAGAACCGGCGAGACGCTCAACACCATGCTCGCTGCTTAGCATCCACCGTCGTCTCCCTCCAAGCCCCTAACCCTGAACCAATCTCCGAACCGGAAATCGCAGACGAACCTAGTGTCGAATCTGAGTCCCAATCTATACCTAGGGACATTGATGTGCGTCAGGCATCGAAGCTCAAAGGCTACGAAGCTCGTCGCTGGTTCGCAAGGCAGTTGATGCTACCGGAGTGGATGATCGATGTTCCAGACCGCTTGAGTCACGACTG GTATGTATTAGCACGGCCCACTGGAAAACGATGTTTTGTTGTTTCTTCTGATGGAACAACAGTTAGTAGGCTACGCAATGGCTCTGTCTTGCACCATTTCCCTTCTGCTCTGCCCAACGGGGCAAGGACAAGAGATATCTCTGGTTCTGCTCAATCATATTGTATTCTGGATTGCATATTTCATgag TTGGATCAAACTTATTACGTGATTGACATGGTGTGCTGGCGGGGATACTCTTTATATGACTGCACTGCTGAGTTCAGATTTTTTTGGGTGAACTCCAAGCTTGCTGAGACTGGGGCCTGTGACCCTCCTTCACCTTACCATAGATACAGATTTAGTGTGGTCCCCATTTACAACTGTGACCAGAATGGTCTGTACACTGCTTACACAGGGGCAGCACCTTATGTCAAGGATGGACTATTGTTTTATAACAG GCATGCGCATTATCAAACTGGAAACACACCACTGACATTGGTTTGGAAGGATGAGAACTGTAGTCAGTATGTTATCGATACAGATAGTAAAGGACAGGTTCCAAGTCAACAACAG GTGGTTTTGGAGCTACAAGATGATGGAAACCTGACAACATCAGATGATCCTCCTGTTGTATTTGGGTCCTTAGATGGGGACTTCATACAAAAG TCTGGGCTCTGTTCAGGAAACCTTCTACGATTTGCTGTTAGTGATGGTGGATTGAGTTTTGTGGATGGAAAGCTTGAAAGGGCTGATCTACACTACCTGGGCAAGGTGAATCGAGCACGTGCTTTCGCAGATAGTTATTCCAAG GTCATGTTCCAGCATTCAGTTAGGCATTCTCCTCTGAGCATTGATGATCTGTTAGCATCCATTACCTCGACAAATGATCAAGAAAAGGAAGCCTGTGATGTGGAGATGGCCGGTTGA